The proteins below come from a single Phalacrocorax aristotelis unplaced genomic scaffold, bGulAri2.1 scaffold_329, whole genome shotgun sequence genomic window:
- the TGM1 gene encoding protein-glutamine gamma-glutamyltransferase K isoform X1: protein MPDADPRLDPGRWAAASFRPRGAPPAPAPRPRRGFWRRLGGCCGCCGCCRRGTEDWEPPPGEVPGHRPPQPLRPGQLAPRGLVVGSAADRVAHHTSEFACPRLVVRRGQPFRLRVLLPRPFDPADDGLCVELTLGPNPQVAKGTHVLIPLGESSATGWTAEEEELEEGAERPGGPALNLCLTAPPNAPIGRYRLSIKTRTGAGEYAAPFDDANDFFLLFNPWCPDDHVYMEKTSDLNEYVLNETGRIFYGTEDQIAERAWNYGQFDAGVLEACLYILDRRGMPHSARGDPVMVSRVVSAMVNSLDDNGVLVGNWTGDYAQGTNPSSWAGSVDILRSYHSAGAPVRYGQCWVFAGVMTTVLRCLGFPTRTVTNYNSAHDTDVSLTTDIYFDENMRPLERLNTDSVWNFHVWNDCWMKRPDLPDGYDGWQVVDATPQETSSGTGSCWSVPGGTGRRPGGRRGPVVRGLREGEAPPRGRGGSCWPALVLTGPCRWPGLFCCGPCSVTAVKNGEVFLKYDTPFVFAEVGGRGLRAGPPGGAVGVARCNEGAGPQVNSDKVYWQRQPNGAFAVVHVEEGAIGRRISTLGAGSGARLDITHQYKHPEGSEEERRAVSTATSHGSRPRTQGTPSLGEVTVTVGAGPAVAGAELELRAVARNDGVEPRTLRLRLSLCAVRYTGISGAPFRQEQHRRAVPPGQEETVTMTVAYAEYGPHVGDQDALKLTVAGAVEETGQVVAKELRVRLHAPELTLTLLAPAVVGEETPVQVVFQNPLPDTLSGATLRMEGAGISCPKALRLGSVGPGQTVRLRQAVVPLRPGRRRLVAALESPRLGPLHGTLQFDVAPAPAGAAGSTGSPPRRPRRARRRAPPPAGSTGG from the exons ATGCCGGACGCCGACCCCCGCCTGGACCCAGGCCGCTGGGCGGCCGCCAGCTTCCGCCCGCGGGGGGCaccccccgcccctgccccccgcccccgccggggcTTCTGGCGCCGCCTGGGcggctgctgtggctgctgcggctgctgccgccgcggcaCCGAGGACTGGGAGCCCCCGCCTGGAGAAGTCCCGGGGCAccggcccccccagcccctgcgaCCAG GCCAGCTGGCGCCCCGGGGGCTCGTGGTGGGCTCGGCGGCCGATCGTGTGGCTCACCACACCTCCGAATTCGCCTGCCCCCGCCTCGTGGTGCGCCGGGGGCAGCCCTTCCGCCTGCGCGTCCTCCTGCCCCGGCCCTTCGACCCCGCGGACGACGGCCTCTGCGTGGAGCTCACCCTCG GCCCCAACCCGCAGGTGGCAAAGGGCACCCACGTCCTCATCCCATTGGGCGAGAGCTCGGCCACCGGTTGGACGGCCGAGGAAGAGGAGCTAGAAGAAGGGGCAGAGCGTCCCGGAGGCCCCGCCCTCAACCTCTGCCTCACGGCCCCGCCCAACGCGCCCATCGGCCGCTACCGCCTCAGCATCAAGACACGCACGGGGGCGGGGGAGTACGCGGCCCCCTTCGACGACGCCAAcgacttcttcctcctcttcaacCCCTGGTGCCCGG ACGACCACGTCTACATGGAGAAAACGAGCGACCTGAACGAGTACGTCCTGAACGAGACGGGGCGCATCTTCTACGGCACCGAGGACCAGATCGCCGAGCGCGCCTGGAACTACGGGCAG TTCGACGCAGGGGTGCTTGAAGCGTGCTTGTACATCCTGGACCGCCGAGGGATGCCCCACAGCGCCCGGGGGGACCCCGTCATGGTGTCCCGCGTCGTCTCCGCCatg GTGAACTCGCTGGATGACAAcggggtgctggtgggcaacTGGACGGGCGACTACGCCCAGGGCACCAACCCCTCGTCCTGGGCCGGCTCCGTCGACATCCTCCGCTCGTACCACAGCGCCGGCGCCCCCGTGCGCTACGGCCAGTGCTGGGTCTTCGCCGGCGTCATGACCACCG TGCTGCGGTGCCTGGGCTTCCCCACCCGCACCGTCACCAACTACAACTCGGCCCACGACACCGACGTCTCGCTCACCACCGACATCTACTTCGACGAGAACATGCGGCCCCTGGAGCGCCTCAACACCGACTCCGTCTG GAACTTCCACGTGTGGAACGACTGCTGGATGAAGCGCCCCGACCTCCCCGACGGCTACGACGGGTGGCAGGTGGTCGACGCCACCCCCCAGGAGACCAGCAGCGGTACGGGCTCCTGCTGGTCTGTGCCGGGAGGCACCGGGAGGAGGCCTGGGGGCCGCCGGGGGCCGGTGGTCCGTGGGCTGCGGGAGGGGGAAGCGCCGccgcgggggcgcgggggctcGTGCTGGCCCGCCCTGGTCCTCACCGGCCCGTGCCGGTGGCCAGGGCTGTTCTGCTGCGGGCCGTGCTCGGTGACGGCGGTGAAGAACGGCGAGGTCTTCCTCAAGTACGACACCCCCTTCGTCTTCGCGGAGGTAGGGGGGCGGGGCCTCCGGGCGGGGCCTCCGGGTGGGGCGGTGGGCGTGGCCCGCTGTAACGAGGGGGCGGGCCCTCAGGTGAACAGCGACAAGGTCTACTGGCAGCGGCAGCCCAACGGCGCCTTCGCCGTGGTGCACGTGGAGGAGGGCGCCATCGGGCGCCGCATCAGCACCCTGGGGGCGGGGTCCGGCGCCCGGCTGGACATCACCCACCAGTACAAGCACCCCGAGG GCTCGGAGGAGGAGCGCCGCGCCGTCTCCACCGCCACCTCCCACGGCTCCCGCCCCCGCACCCAGGGGACCCCCTCCTTGGGGGAGGTGACGGTGACGgtgggggcggggccggcggtgGCGGGGGCGGAGCTGGAGCTGCGGGCGGTGGCCCGGAACGACGGGGTGGAGCCTCGCACGCTCCGCCTCCGCCTCTCCCTCTGCGCCGTGCGCTACACCGGCATCTCCGGGGCGCCGTTCCGGCAGGAGCAGCACCGGCGCGCCGTGCCGCCGGGGCAGG AGGAGACGGTGACGATGACGGTGGCCTACGCCGAGTACGGGCCGCACGTGGGCGACCAGGACGCCCTGAAGCTGACGGTGGCCGGAGCCGTGGAGGAGACGGGGCAAGTGGTGGCCAAGGAGCTGCGGGTCCGGCTGCACGCGCCTGAGCTCACCCTCACG CTGCTGGCGCCGGCCGTGGTGGGGGAGGAGACCCCGGTGCAGGTGGTTTTCCAGAACCCGCTTCCCGACACGCTGAGTGGGGCCACCCTGCGCATGGAGGGCGCGGGCATCTCCTGCCCCAAGGCCCTGCGGCTGGG GTCGGTGGGGCCGGGGCAGACGGTGCGGCTGCGCCAGGCCGTGGTCCCGCTGCGCCCCGGCCGCCGGCGCCTCGTGGCCGCCCTCGAGAGCCCCCGCCTGGGGCCCCTGCACGGGACCCTCCAGTTCGACGTCGCCCCCGCCCCTGCCGGGGCCGCCGGGAGCACCGGGAGCCCCCCCCGGCGCCCGCGCCGCGCCCGGCGCCGCGCCCCCCCGCCTGCCGGCAGCACCGGGGGGTGa
- the TGM1 gene encoding protein-glutamine gamma-glutamyltransferase K isoform X2, translated as MPDADPRLDPGRWAAASFRPRGAPPAPAPRPRRGFWRRLGGCCGCCGCCRRGTEDWEPPPGEVPGHRPPQPLRPGQLAPRGLVVGSAADRVAHHTSEFACPRLVVRRGQPFRLRVLLPRPFDPADDGLCVELTLGPNPQVAKGTHVLIPLGESSATGWTAEEEELEEGAERPGGPALNLCLTAPPNAPIGRYRLSIKTRTGAGEYAAPFDDANDFFLLFNPWCPDDHVYMEKTSDLNEYVLNETGRIFYGTEDQIAERAWNYGQFDAGVLEACLYILDRRGMPHSARGDPVMVSRVVSAMVNSLDDNGVLVGNWTGDYAQGTNPSSWAGSVDILRSYHSAGAPVRYGQCWVFAGVMTTVLRCLGFPTRTVTNYNSAHDTDVSLTTDIYFDENMRPLERLNTDSVWNFHVWNDCWMKRPDLPDGYDGWQVVDATPQETSSGTGSCWSVPGGTGRRPGGRRGPVVRGLREGEAPPRGRGGSCWPALVLTGPCRWPGLFCCGPCSVTAVKNGEVFLKYDTPFVFAEVNSDKVYWQRQPNGAFAVVHVEEGAIGRRISTLGAGSGARLDITHQYKHPEGSEEERRAVSTATSHGSRPRTQGTPSLGEVTVTVGAGPAVAGAELELRAVARNDGVEPRTLRLRLSLCAVRYTGISGAPFRQEQHRRAVPPGQEETVTMTVAYAEYGPHVGDQDALKLTVAGAVEETGQVVAKELRVRLHAPELTLTLLAPAVVGEETPVQVVFQNPLPDTLSGATLRMEGAGISCPKALRLGSVGPGQTVRLRQAVVPLRPGRRRLVAALESPRLGPLHGTLQFDVAPAPAGAAGSTGSPPRRPRRARRRAPPPAGSTGG; from the exons ATGCCGGACGCCGACCCCCGCCTGGACCCAGGCCGCTGGGCGGCCGCCAGCTTCCGCCCGCGGGGGGCaccccccgcccctgccccccgcccccgccggggcTTCTGGCGCCGCCTGGGcggctgctgtggctgctgcggctgctgccgccgcggcaCCGAGGACTGGGAGCCCCCGCCTGGAGAAGTCCCGGGGCAccggcccccccagcccctgcgaCCAG GCCAGCTGGCGCCCCGGGGGCTCGTGGTGGGCTCGGCGGCCGATCGTGTGGCTCACCACACCTCCGAATTCGCCTGCCCCCGCCTCGTGGTGCGCCGGGGGCAGCCCTTCCGCCTGCGCGTCCTCCTGCCCCGGCCCTTCGACCCCGCGGACGACGGCCTCTGCGTGGAGCTCACCCTCG GCCCCAACCCGCAGGTGGCAAAGGGCACCCACGTCCTCATCCCATTGGGCGAGAGCTCGGCCACCGGTTGGACGGCCGAGGAAGAGGAGCTAGAAGAAGGGGCAGAGCGTCCCGGAGGCCCCGCCCTCAACCTCTGCCTCACGGCCCCGCCCAACGCGCCCATCGGCCGCTACCGCCTCAGCATCAAGACACGCACGGGGGCGGGGGAGTACGCGGCCCCCTTCGACGACGCCAAcgacttcttcctcctcttcaacCCCTGGTGCCCGG ACGACCACGTCTACATGGAGAAAACGAGCGACCTGAACGAGTACGTCCTGAACGAGACGGGGCGCATCTTCTACGGCACCGAGGACCAGATCGCCGAGCGCGCCTGGAACTACGGGCAG TTCGACGCAGGGGTGCTTGAAGCGTGCTTGTACATCCTGGACCGCCGAGGGATGCCCCACAGCGCCCGGGGGGACCCCGTCATGGTGTCCCGCGTCGTCTCCGCCatg GTGAACTCGCTGGATGACAAcggggtgctggtgggcaacTGGACGGGCGACTACGCCCAGGGCACCAACCCCTCGTCCTGGGCCGGCTCCGTCGACATCCTCCGCTCGTACCACAGCGCCGGCGCCCCCGTGCGCTACGGCCAGTGCTGGGTCTTCGCCGGCGTCATGACCACCG TGCTGCGGTGCCTGGGCTTCCCCACCCGCACCGTCACCAACTACAACTCGGCCCACGACACCGACGTCTCGCTCACCACCGACATCTACTTCGACGAGAACATGCGGCCCCTGGAGCGCCTCAACACCGACTCCGTCTG GAACTTCCACGTGTGGAACGACTGCTGGATGAAGCGCCCCGACCTCCCCGACGGCTACGACGGGTGGCAGGTGGTCGACGCCACCCCCCAGGAGACCAGCAGCGGTACGGGCTCCTGCTGGTCTGTGCCGGGAGGCACCGGGAGGAGGCCTGGGGGCCGCCGGGGGCCGGTGGTCCGTGGGCTGCGGGAGGGGGAAGCGCCGccgcgggggcgcgggggctcGTGCTGGCCCGCCCTGGTCCTCACCGGCCCGTGCCGGTGGCCAGGGCTGTTCTGCTGCGGGCCGTGCTCGGTGACGGCGGTGAAGAACGGCGAGGTCTTCCTCAAGTACGACACCCCCTTCGTCTTCGCGGAG GTGAACAGCGACAAGGTCTACTGGCAGCGGCAGCCCAACGGCGCCTTCGCCGTGGTGCACGTGGAGGAGGGCGCCATCGGGCGCCGCATCAGCACCCTGGGGGCGGGGTCCGGCGCCCGGCTGGACATCACCCACCAGTACAAGCACCCCGAGG GCTCGGAGGAGGAGCGCCGCGCCGTCTCCACCGCCACCTCCCACGGCTCCCGCCCCCGCACCCAGGGGACCCCCTCCTTGGGGGAGGTGACGGTGACGgtgggggcggggccggcggtgGCGGGGGCGGAGCTGGAGCTGCGGGCGGTGGCCCGGAACGACGGGGTGGAGCCTCGCACGCTCCGCCTCCGCCTCTCCCTCTGCGCCGTGCGCTACACCGGCATCTCCGGGGCGCCGTTCCGGCAGGAGCAGCACCGGCGCGCCGTGCCGCCGGGGCAGG AGGAGACGGTGACGATGACGGTGGCCTACGCCGAGTACGGGCCGCACGTGGGCGACCAGGACGCCCTGAAGCTGACGGTGGCCGGAGCCGTGGAGGAGACGGGGCAAGTGGTGGCCAAGGAGCTGCGGGTCCGGCTGCACGCGCCTGAGCTCACCCTCACG CTGCTGGCGCCGGCCGTGGTGGGGGAGGAGACCCCGGTGCAGGTGGTTTTCCAGAACCCGCTTCCCGACACGCTGAGTGGGGCCACCCTGCGCATGGAGGGCGCGGGCATCTCCTGCCCCAAGGCCCTGCGGCTGGG GTCGGTGGGGCCGGGGCAGACGGTGCGGCTGCGCCAGGCCGTGGTCCCGCTGCGCCCCGGCCGCCGGCGCCTCGTGGCCGCCCTCGAGAGCCCCCGCCTGGGGCCCCTGCACGGGACCCTCCAGTTCGACGTCGCCCCCGCCCCTGCCGGGGCCGCCGGGAGCACCGGGAGCCCCCCCCGGCGCCCGCGCCGCGCCCGGCGCCGCGCCCCCCCGCCTGCCGGCAGCACCGGGGGGTGa
- the TGM1 gene encoding protein-glutamine gamma-glutamyltransferase K isoform X3 — protein MPDADPRLDPGRWAAASFRPRGAPPAPAPRPRRGFWRRLGGCCGCCGCCRRGTEDWEPPPGEVPGHRPPQPLRPGQLAPRGLVVGSAADRVAHHTSEFACPRLVVRRGQPFRLRVLLPRPFDPADDGLCVELTLGPNPQVAKGTHVLIPLGESSATGWTAEEEELEEGAERPGGPALNLCLTAPPNAPIGRYRLSIKTRTGAGEYAAPFDDANDFFLLFNPWCPDDHVYMEKTSDLNEYVLNETGRIFYGTEDQIAERAWNYGQFDAGVLEACLYILDRRGMPHSARGDPVMVSRVVSAMVNSLDDNGVLVGNWTGDYAQGTNPSSWAGSVDILRSYHSAGAPVRYGQCWVFAGVMTTVLRCLGFPTRTVTNYNSAHDTDVSLTTDIYFDENMRPLERLNTDSVWNFHVWNDCWMKRPDLPDGYDGWQVVDATPQETSSGLFCCGPCSVTAVKNGEVFLKYDTPFVFAEVGGRGLRAGPPGGAVGVARCNEGAGPQVNSDKVYWQRQPNGAFAVVHVEEGAIGRRISTLGAGSGARLDITHQYKHPEGSEEERRAVSTATSHGSRPRTQGTPSLGEVTVTVGAGPAVAGAELELRAVARNDGVEPRTLRLRLSLCAVRYTGISGAPFRQEQHRRAVPPGQEETVTMTVAYAEYGPHVGDQDALKLTVAGAVEETGQVVAKELRVRLHAPELTLTLLAPAVVGEETPVQVVFQNPLPDTLSGATLRMEGAGISCPKALRLGSVGPGQTVRLRQAVVPLRPGRRRLVAALESPRLGPLHGTLQFDVAPAPAGAAGSTGSPPRRPRRARRRAPPPAGSTGG, from the exons ATGCCGGACGCCGACCCCCGCCTGGACCCAGGCCGCTGGGCGGCCGCCAGCTTCCGCCCGCGGGGGGCaccccccgcccctgccccccgcccccgccggggcTTCTGGCGCCGCCTGGGcggctgctgtggctgctgcggctgctgccgccgcggcaCCGAGGACTGGGAGCCCCCGCCTGGAGAAGTCCCGGGGCAccggcccccccagcccctgcgaCCAG GCCAGCTGGCGCCCCGGGGGCTCGTGGTGGGCTCGGCGGCCGATCGTGTGGCTCACCACACCTCCGAATTCGCCTGCCCCCGCCTCGTGGTGCGCCGGGGGCAGCCCTTCCGCCTGCGCGTCCTCCTGCCCCGGCCCTTCGACCCCGCGGACGACGGCCTCTGCGTGGAGCTCACCCTCG GCCCCAACCCGCAGGTGGCAAAGGGCACCCACGTCCTCATCCCATTGGGCGAGAGCTCGGCCACCGGTTGGACGGCCGAGGAAGAGGAGCTAGAAGAAGGGGCAGAGCGTCCCGGAGGCCCCGCCCTCAACCTCTGCCTCACGGCCCCGCCCAACGCGCCCATCGGCCGCTACCGCCTCAGCATCAAGACACGCACGGGGGCGGGGGAGTACGCGGCCCCCTTCGACGACGCCAAcgacttcttcctcctcttcaacCCCTGGTGCCCGG ACGACCACGTCTACATGGAGAAAACGAGCGACCTGAACGAGTACGTCCTGAACGAGACGGGGCGCATCTTCTACGGCACCGAGGACCAGATCGCCGAGCGCGCCTGGAACTACGGGCAG TTCGACGCAGGGGTGCTTGAAGCGTGCTTGTACATCCTGGACCGCCGAGGGATGCCCCACAGCGCCCGGGGGGACCCCGTCATGGTGTCCCGCGTCGTCTCCGCCatg GTGAACTCGCTGGATGACAAcggggtgctggtgggcaacTGGACGGGCGACTACGCCCAGGGCACCAACCCCTCGTCCTGGGCCGGCTCCGTCGACATCCTCCGCTCGTACCACAGCGCCGGCGCCCCCGTGCGCTACGGCCAGTGCTGGGTCTTCGCCGGCGTCATGACCACCG TGCTGCGGTGCCTGGGCTTCCCCACCCGCACCGTCACCAACTACAACTCGGCCCACGACACCGACGTCTCGCTCACCACCGACATCTACTTCGACGAGAACATGCGGCCCCTGGAGCGCCTCAACACCGACTCCGTCTG GAACTTCCACGTGTGGAACGACTGCTGGATGAAGCGCCCCGACCTCCCCGACGGCTACGACGGGTGGCAGGTGGTCGACGCCACCCCCCAGGAGACCAGCAGCG GGCTGTTCTGCTGCGGGCCGTGCTCGGTGACGGCGGTGAAGAACGGCGAGGTCTTCCTCAAGTACGACACCCCCTTCGTCTTCGCGGAGGTAGGGGGGCGGGGCCTCCGGGCGGGGCCTCCGGGTGGGGCGGTGGGCGTGGCCCGCTGTAACGAGGGGGCGGGCCCTCAGGTGAACAGCGACAAGGTCTACTGGCAGCGGCAGCCCAACGGCGCCTTCGCCGTGGTGCACGTGGAGGAGGGCGCCATCGGGCGCCGCATCAGCACCCTGGGGGCGGGGTCCGGCGCCCGGCTGGACATCACCCACCAGTACAAGCACCCCGAGG GCTCGGAGGAGGAGCGCCGCGCCGTCTCCACCGCCACCTCCCACGGCTCCCGCCCCCGCACCCAGGGGACCCCCTCCTTGGGGGAGGTGACGGTGACGgtgggggcggggccggcggtgGCGGGGGCGGAGCTGGAGCTGCGGGCGGTGGCCCGGAACGACGGGGTGGAGCCTCGCACGCTCCGCCTCCGCCTCTCCCTCTGCGCCGTGCGCTACACCGGCATCTCCGGGGCGCCGTTCCGGCAGGAGCAGCACCGGCGCGCCGTGCCGCCGGGGCAGG AGGAGACGGTGACGATGACGGTGGCCTACGCCGAGTACGGGCCGCACGTGGGCGACCAGGACGCCCTGAAGCTGACGGTGGCCGGAGCCGTGGAGGAGACGGGGCAAGTGGTGGCCAAGGAGCTGCGGGTCCGGCTGCACGCGCCTGAGCTCACCCTCACG CTGCTGGCGCCGGCCGTGGTGGGGGAGGAGACCCCGGTGCAGGTGGTTTTCCAGAACCCGCTTCCCGACACGCTGAGTGGGGCCACCCTGCGCATGGAGGGCGCGGGCATCTCCTGCCCCAAGGCCCTGCGGCTGGG GTCGGTGGGGCCGGGGCAGACGGTGCGGCTGCGCCAGGCCGTGGTCCCGCTGCGCCCCGGCCGCCGGCGCCTCGTGGCCGCCCTCGAGAGCCCCCGCCTGGGGCCCCTGCACGGGACCCTCCAGTTCGACGTCGCCCCCGCCCCTGCCGGGGCCGCCGGGAGCACCGGGAGCCCCCCCCGGCGCCCGCGCCGCGCCCGGCGCCGCGCCCCCCCGCCTGCCGGCAGCACCGGGGGGTGa
- the TGM1 gene encoding protein-glutamine gamma-glutamyltransferase K isoform X4, producing the protein MPDADPRLDPGRWAAASFRPRGAPPAPAPRPRRGFWRRLGGCCGCCGCCRRGTEDWEPPPGEVPGHRPPQPLRPGQLAPRGLVVGSAADRVAHHTSEFACPRLVVRRGQPFRLRVLLPRPFDPADDGLCVELTLGPNPQVAKGTHVLIPLGESSATGWTAEEEELEEGAERPGGPALNLCLTAPPNAPIGRYRLSIKTRTGAGEYAAPFDDANDFFLLFNPWCPDDHVYMEKTSDLNEYVLNETGRIFYGTEDQIAERAWNYGQFDAGVLEACLYILDRRGMPHSARGDPVMVSRVVSAMVNSLDDNGVLVGNWTGDYAQGTNPSSWAGSVDILRSYHSAGAPVRYGQCWVFAGVMTTVLRCLGFPTRTVTNYNSAHDTDVSLTTDIYFDENMRPLERLNTDSVWNFHVWNDCWMKRPDLPDGYDGWQVVDATPQETSSGLFCCGPCSVTAVKNGEVFLKYDTPFVFAEVNSDKVYWQRQPNGAFAVVHVEEGAIGRRISTLGAGSGARLDITHQYKHPEGSEEERRAVSTATSHGSRPRTQGTPSLGEVTVTVGAGPAVAGAELELRAVARNDGVEPRTLRLRLSLCAVRYTGISGAPFRQEQHRRAVPPGQEETVTMTVAYAEYGPHVGDQDALKLTVAGAVEETGQVVAKELRVRLHAPELTLTLLAPAVVGEETPVQVVFQNPLPDTLSGATLRMEGAGISCPKALRLGSVGPGQTVRLRQAVVPLRPGRRRLVAALESPRLGPLHGTLQFDVAPAPAGAAGSTGSPPRRPRRARRRAPPPAGSTGG; encoded by the exons ATGCCGGACGCCGACCCCCGCCTGGACCCAGGCCGCTGGGCGGCCGCCAGCTTCCGCCCGCGGGGGGCaccccccgcccctgccccccgcccccgccggggcTTCTGGCGCCGCCTGGGcggctgctgtggctgctgcggctgctgccgccgcggcaCCGAGGACTGGGAGCCCCCGCCTGGAGAAGTCCCGGGGCAccggcccccccagcccctgcgaCCAG GCCAGCTGGCGCCCCGGGGGCTCGTGGTGGGCTCGGCGGCCGATCGTGTGGCTCACCACACCTCCGAATTCGCCTGCCCCCGCCTCGTGGTGCGCCGGGGGCAGCCCTTCCGCCTGCGCGTCCTCCTGCCCCGGCCCTTCGACCCCGCGGACGACGGCCTCTGCGTGGAGCTCACCCTCG GCCCCAACCCGCAGGTGGCAAAGGGCACCCACGTCCTCATCCCATTGGGCGAGAGCTCGGCCACCGGTTGGACGGCCGAGGAAGAGGAGCTAGAAGAAGGGGCAGAGCGTCCCGGAGGCCCCGCCCTCAACCTCTGCCTCACGGCCCCGCCCAACGCGCCCATCGGCCGCTACCGCCTCAGCATCAAGACACGCACGGGGGCGGGGGAGTACGCGGCCCCCTTCGACGACGCCAAcgacttcttcctcctcttcaacCCCTGGTGCCCGG ACGACCACGTCTACATGGAGAAAACGAGCGACCTGAACGAGTACGTCCTGAACGAGACGGGGCGCATCTTCTACGGCACCGAGGACCAGATCGCCGAGCGCGCCTGGAACTACGGGCAG TTCGACGCAGGGGTGCTTGAAGCGTGCTTGTACATCCTGGACCGCCGAGGGATGCCCCACAGCGCCCGGGGGGACCCCGTCATGGTGTCCCGCGTCGTCTCCGCCatg GTGAACTCGCTGGATGACAAcggggtgctggtgggcaacTGGACGGGCGACTACGCCCAGGGCACCAACCCCTCGTCCTGGGCCGGCTCCGTCGACATCCTCCGCTCGTACCACAGCGCCGGCGCCCCCGTGCGCTACGGCCAGTGCTGGGTCTTCGCCGGCGTCATGACCACCG TGCTGCGGTGCCTGGGCTTCCCCACCCGCACCGTCACCAACTACAACTCGGCCCACGACACCGACGTCTCGCTCACCACCGACATCTACTTCGACGAGAACATGCGGCCCCTGGAGCGCCTCAACACCGACTCCGTCTG GAACTTCCACGTGTGGAACGACTGCTGGATGAAGCGCCCCGACCTCCCCGACGGCTACGACGGGTGGCAGGTGGTCGACGCCACCCCCCAGGAGACCAGCAGCG GGCTGTTCTGCTGCGGGCCGTGCTCGGTGACGGCGGTGAAGAACGGCGAGGTCTTCCTCAAGTACGACACCCCCTTCGTCTTCGCGGAG GTGAACAGCGACAAGGTCTACTGGCAGCGGCAGCCCAACGGCGCCTTCGCCGTGGTGCACGTGGAGGAGGGCGCCATCGGGCGCCGCATCAGCACCCTGGGGGCGGGGTCCGGCGCCCGGCTGGACATCACCCACCAGTACAAGCACCCCGAGG GCTCGGAGGAGGAGCGCCGCGCCGTCTCCACCGCCACCTCCCACGGCTCCCGCCCCCGCACCCAGGGGACCCCCTCCTTGGGGGAGGTGACGGTGACGgtgggggcggggccggcggtgGCGGGGGCGGAGCTGGAGCTGCGGGCGGTGGCCCGGAACGACGGGGTGGAGCCTCGCACGCTCCGCCTCCGCCTCTCCCTCTGCGCCGTGCGCTACACCGGCATCTCCGGGGCGCCGTTCCGGCAGGAGCAGCACCGGCGCGCCGTGCCGCCGGGGCAGG AGGAGACGGTGACGATGACGGTGGCCTACGCCGAGTACGGGCCGCACGTGGGCGACCAGGACGCCCTGAAGCTGACGGTGGCCGGAGCCGTGGAGGAGACGGGGCAAGTGGTGGCCAAGGAGCTGCGGGTCCGGCTGCACGCGCCTGAGCTCACCCTCACG CTGCTGGCGCCGGCCGTGGTGGGGGAGGAGACCCCGGTGCAGGTGGTTTTCCAGAACCCGCTTCCCGACACGCTGAGTGGGGCCACCCTGCGCATGGAGGGCGCGGGCATCTCCTGCCCCAAGGCCCTGCGGCTGGG GTCGGTGGGGCCGGGGCAGACGGTGCGGCTGCGCCAGGCCGTGGTCCCGCTGCGCCCCGGCCGCCGGCGCCTCGTGGCCGCCCTCGAGAGCCCCCGCCTGGGGCCCCTGCACGGGACCCTCCAGTTCGACGTCGCCCCCGCCCCTGCCGGGGCCGCCGGGAGCACCGGGAGCCCCCCCCGGCGCCCGCGCCGCGCCCGGCGCCGCGCCCCCCCGCCTGCCGGCAGCACCGGGGGGTGa